In Pectobacterium brasiliense, the genomic stretch GCACCTGGATGACCATCAAATGCACCATTATCTGTGTCATTCTTGGCACCTGCTGGGGATTAACGCTCGGATTAGGTCGCTTAGCGCAGGCACCGCACGGGCCGTGGAAATATATCCTGCACTACGGCGTTCAATGGCCAGTACGCATCTACATCAGCGCCTTCCGCGGCACGCCGCTGTTTGTACAAATCATGGTGGTGCACTTCGCGCTGGTGCCGCTGTTCATCAACCCGCGTGACGGGCTGCTGGTGACCAGCAATATTATGTCGGTCGATTTTGCCCGCACGCTACGCTCAGATTACGGCGCGTTCCTCTCTTGCATCGTGGCGATTACGCTGAATGCGGGTGCCTATGTCTCTGAGATATTCCGCGCCGGTATTCAGTCGATCGATCGCGGCCAGATGGAAGCGTCACGCTCTCTCGGCATGAGCTATGGTCGCACCATGCGGAAAGTCATTCTGCCGCAGGCTTTTCGCCGCATGCTGCCACCGCTGGGCAACAACGCCATCGCAATTGTGAAAGATTCATCGCTGGCTTCGGCAATCGGATTGGCGGATCTCGCCTATGCCGCTCGTACGGTGTCAGGGGCTTACGCCACGTACTGGGAACCCTACCTGACGATTTCTATCGTTTATTGGGTTATTACTTTCCTGCTTTCGCTGCTGGTGCGGCACATGGAAACGAGGTTTGGCAAAAGTGATTCACGTTAAAAACCTGCAAAAACAGTTTGGTGATACGCATGTCCTGCGCGGTATTTCCTGCGACATCGCACCTCAGGAAGTGCTCTGCCTGATTGGCCCATCCGGTTCAGGAAAAAGTACCTTTCTGCGCTGTATCAACGCACTGGAGACTCTGTCGGCAGGCGAGATCACGGTCAACGGTTTTGCCATTCACGATCAGAAAACCAATATCAATCGCGTGCGTGAAAGCGTCGGGATGGTGTTCCAGCGCTTTAATCTGTTTCCGCACATGACGGTGTTGGAAAACATCATTATGGCACCGATGGATGTGAAAAAATTGCCGCGAGCACAGGCCGTTGAACGGGCTAAAGCGTTGCTCAGCAAGGTCGGCCTGCTGGATAAAATCGATGCCTGGCCGAATAGCCTATCCGGTGGACAGCAACAGCGTGTCGCGATTGCCCGCGCATTAGCGATGGAGCCCGCGATCATGTTGTTCGATGAACCGACATCCGCGCTGGACCCGGAGCTGGTTGGCGAAGTGTTAGCGGTTATGAAAACGCTGGCGAATGAAGGCATGACGATGGTCATCGTGACCCATGAAATGGCCTTTGCCAGAGAAGTGGCCGATAGAGTGATCTTTATCGATCAGGGAGTCATTCAGGAACAGGGAACGCCAGAGGCGATCTTTACTCACCCGAGTAACCCGCGCACGCAGGCTTTCCTGAGCAAGATACTGTAAATACGGTAAGACCATGGACCATGGGCTGTCAGCGTCTTCCACGCTGGCAGCCTTTTTCTTTTACCACCCCGTCAGAAAAGAAAATACCAGCCAGAACAGGCAGATCACCGTCAGCCCTGTCGCAAAAAGCGTATAAAAAATATAGCCTCGCAGCAGGAAGCTAAACCCGACGCCAACCAGCACTGAAAACGGCATCAGCGCCAGAAAAAACGGCCAGGTGTAGAGCATGAAGAAAAACGTGGTATTGGAGCCGTATACCAGAAAAGGGATGGCAAAGGCCAACCAATAGAAGGAGAACCCCGTTACCGCCCCCATAAACAGGTAGGAAACGCCGTCATCTTCTTCTTGTTGCGCTGGCCGAGTCTTGCTAATCGTTAACTGCGTGGCATTTTGCATAATCTTTCCCATTCGTCCCCTCATCACCCACTAGCGCGGTGAAAAAAGCGGGATATCAGA encodes the following:
- a CDS encoding amino acid ABC transporter permease; amino-acid sequence: MTGFRWEIIQEYAPLFMEGTWMTIKCTIICVILGTCWGLTLGLGRLAQAPHGPWKYILHYGVQWPVRIYISAFRGTPLFVQIMVVHFALVPLFINPRDGLLVTSNIMSVDFARTLRSDYGAFLSCIVAITLNAGAYVSEIFRAGIQSIDRGQMEASRSLGMSYGRTMRKVILPQAFRRMLPPLGNNAIAIVKDSSLASAIGLADLAYAARTVSGAYATYWEPYLTISIVYWVITFLLSLLVRHMETRFGKSDSR
- a CDS encoding amino acid ABC transporter ATP-binding protein → MIHVKNLQKQFGDTHVLRGISCDIAPQEVLCLIGPSGSGKSTFLRCINALETLSAGEITVNGFAIHDQKTNINRVRESVGMVFQRFNLFPHMTVLENIIMAPMDVKKLPRAQAVERAKALLSKVGLLDKIDAWPNSLSGGQQQRVAIARALAMEPAIMLFDEPTSALDPELVGEVLAVMKTLANEGMTMVIVTHEMAFAREVADRVIFIDQGVIQEQGTPEAIFTHPSNPRTQAFLSKIL
- a CDS encoding DUF3561 family protein, encoding MQNATQLTISKTRPAQQEEDDGVSYLFMGAVTGFSFYWLAFAIPFLVYGSNTTFFFMLYTWPFFLALMPFSVLVGVGFSFLLRGYIFYTLFATGLTVICLFWLVFSFLTGW